In Gammaproteobacteria bacterium, the following proteins share a genomic window:
- the nuoL gene encoding NADH-quinone oxidoreductase subunit L: MEMNTLLIIALSPLLGAIIAGFFGRKIGRVGSHLVTIAAVAVSCVLSIMVLMGLVNGEYQAFNENVYTWMVSGKVTLNVGFMVDSLTAVMMSVVTFVSLMVHIYTIGYMHDDPGYQRFFAYISLFTFAMLMLVMSNNFLQLFFGWEAVGLVSYLLIGFWYKKETAIFANMKAFLVNRVGDFGFLLGIAAVLMFFGTLDYVEVFNQLPNFSENTISIFPGVEWSLLTFIAICLFIGAMGKSAQAPLHVWLPDSMEGPTPISALIHAATMVTAGIFMVSRMSPIFEMSDTALSFVMLVGAFTAFFMGLIGLVQNDIKRVVAYSTLSQLGYMTVALGVSAYSAAIFHLMTHAFFKALLFLGAGSVIIAMHHKQDMSEMGGLKKYMPITFITMWIGTFALTGLPGFSGFFSKDIIIEATHLSERWGSSVAYAAVLLGVFVTALYSFRLLYLTFHGKERMDNHTKQHLHESPWVVTLPLVLLAIPSIVIGWMTIEPMLFGDFMKDAIHVKSTNDVVAHIGEYEFHGAGSFALHGLTQLPFFLALGGFILASWIYLKKISIAENAKKTFAPIHKLLVNKYGFDDFNQKYIAGGFVKLGNALWKWSDSKFIDGLVVNGSAKFVNKISKAIRGMQSGYIYHYALVMAVAVIFFIGTYVL, translated from the coding sequence ATGGAAATGAATACTTTATTGATAATTGCATTATCACCTTTATTGGGAGCAATCATAGCAGGTTTTTTTGGAAGAAAAATCGGTCGTGTTGGTTCTCATTTGGTAACAATTGCTGCAGTTGCTGTCTCGTGTGTTCTGTCAATTATGGTGTTGATGGGCTTGGTAAACGGCGAATATCAGGCTTTTAACGAAAATGTTTATACCTGGATGGTGAGCGGTAAAGTCACATTGAATGTTGGTTTTATGGTGGATTCACTGACTGCGGTGATGATGTCTGTGGTCACTTTTGTATCACTGATGGTGCATATTTATACAATTGGTTATATGCATGATGATCCGGGATATCAAAGATTCTTTGCATATATCAGCTTATTCACTTTTGCAATGCTGATGCTGGTAATGTCGAATAACTTTTTACAACTGTTCTTTGGTTGGGAAGCTGTTGGTTTGGTGTCTTATTTGTTGATTGGTTTTTGGTATAAAAAAGAAACCGCAATTTTTGCAAACATGAAAGCATTCTTGGTCAATCGTGTTGGTGATTTTGGATTTTTATTAGGAATTGCTGCCGTTTTGATGTTTTTCGGAACATTGGATTATGTTGAAGTATTTAATCAGCTTCCGAATTTTTCTGAAAACACGATTTCTATTTTCCCTGGAGTTGAGTGGTCGTTATTGACGTTCATTGCGATTTGTCTGTTTATTGGAGCAATGGGTAAATCAGCACAAGCACCTTTACATGTGTGGTTGCCTGATTCGATGGAAGGTCCGACACCAATTTCTGCATTGATTCATGCTGCAACCATGGTTACAGCCGGTATTTTTATGGTTTCAAGAATGTCACCAATTTTTGAAATGTCAGATACAGCTTTGAGTTTCGTAATGTTGGTGGGTGCATTTACAGCATTCTTTATGGGATTGATTGGTTTGGTGCAAAACGATATCAAGCGAGTTGTTGCTTATTCTACATTGTCACAGTTGGGATATATGACAGTTGCACTCGGAGTCTCAGCTTATTCAGCAGCGATATTCCATTTAATGACTCATGCGTTCTTTAAAGCGTTATTGTTCTTGGGTGCCGGTTCGGTGATTATCGCAATGCATCACAAGCAGGATATGAGTGAAATGGGCGGTTTGAAAAAATATATGCCAATCACATTTATCACGATGTGGATAGGCACCTTTGCCTTGACCGGTTTGCCGGGTTTCTCAGGATTTTTCTCAAAAGATATTATTATCGAAGCGACCCACCTTTCTGAAAGATGGGGTTCATCAGTAGCTTATGCTGCGGTATTGCTTGGTGTTTTTGTAACAGCTCTCTATAGTTTTAGATTGTTGTACCTGACTTTCCACGGAAAAGAGCGCATGGATAATCACACCAAACAACATTTGCATGAATCGCCTTGGGTTGTGACTTTACCATTAGTTTTATTGGCAATTCCATCAATTGTAATTGGCTGGATGACGATTGAACCGATGCTATTTGGTGATTTTATGAAGGATGCGATTCACGTCAAATCAACGAATGATGTTGTGGCGCATATCGGTGAATACGAATTTCATGGTGCCGGAAGTTTTGCTTTACATGGTTTAACACAATTACCATTCTTTTTAGCATTGGGCGGTTTCATTCTGGCGAGTTGGATTTATCTAAAGAAAATTTCAATTGCTGAGAATGCCAAGAAAACTTTTGCTCCAATTCACAAATTATTAGTCAATAAATATGGCTTTGATGATTTCAACCAGAAATACATTGCCGGAGGATTTGTTAAACTCGGAAATGCTTTGTGGAAATGGAGCGACAGCAAATTTATAGATGGACTCGTTGTCAATGGCTCTGCGAAATTTGTGAATAAGATTTCAAAAGCGATTCGTGGCATGCAATCAGGATATATTTATCACTATGCCCTGGTCATGGCAGTAGCTGTCATCTTCTTTATAGGAACTTATGTATTATGA
- the nuoK gene encoding NADH-quinone oxidoreductase subunit NuoK: protein MSLAHYLVVAGILFVISIAGIFINRRNILILLMSIELMLLSVNINFIAFSTYLNDIQGQVFVFFILTVAAAEAAIGLAILVVIFRQRKTLETDNLSELQG from the coding sequence ATGAGTCTAGCTCACTATTTGGTTGTTGCCGGAATTTTATTTGTCATTAGTATTGCCGGTATCTTTATCAATCGTCGCAATATCTTGATTTTACTCATGTCGATTGAGCTGATGTTGTTATCGGTGAATATTAACTTCATTGCGTTTTCAACTTATCTCAATGATATTCAGGGACAAGTCTTTGTGTTCTTTATTCTTACGGTTGCCGCTGCTGAAGCAGCGATTGGTCTGGCAATTTTGGTTGTTATATTCAGACAGCGTAAGACTCTTGAAACTGATAATTTAAGCGAGTTACAGGGGTAA
- a CDS encoding NADH-quinone oxidoreductase subunit J — MLEYLLSAEFYQVMLFYVFSGVLLGAALLVVTMRNSVYSALFLILSFFSAAALWMLLEAEFLALTLVLVYVGAVMVLFLFVVMMLDIKVKPKSGMSLYTKTGLFVALLMALEMVMLFGSKLHDSLPQDDLIRHEQGYSNVREVAESIYIQYVLPFELASVILLVAIVAAILLTLRKRKDYKHVDPESQVHVKADKNRMRIVKMKAEKGNEIGGEQ, encoded by the coding sequence ATGTTAGAGTATTTGTTATCAGCTGAATTTTATCAAGTGATGTTGTTTTATGTGTTCTCCGGGGTTTTACTGGGAGCCGCATTGTTAGTTGTCACAATGCGTAATTCAGTTTATTCGGCTTTGTTTTTGATATTGTCCTTTTTTAGTGCTGCGGCATTGTGGATGTTGCTTGAAGCTGAATTCCTCGCATTAACTCTAGTTCTGGTTTACGTCGGAGCGGTTATGGTGTTATTCCTGTTTGTGGTGATGATGCTGGATATCAAAGTCAAACCAAAATCAGGAATGAGTCTTTATACCAAAACAGGTCTTTTTGTTGCTTTACTGATGGCTTTGGAAATGGTCATGTTGTTTGGTAGCAAATTGCATGATTCATTGCCACAAGATGACTTAATCAGACATGAGCAGGGTTATAGCAACGTCAGAGAAGTTGCGGAAAGTATTTATATTCAATATGTATTGCCGTTTGAATTGGCATCGGTGATTCTATTAGTTGCGATTGTTGCAGCTATTTTACTGACTCTGAGAAAGAGAAAAGATTACAAACACGTTGATCCTGAGTCTCAGGTTCATGTGAAAGCTGATAAAAACAGAATGAGAATTGTAAAAATGAAAGCGGAAAAAGGGAACGAAATAGGAGGAGAACAATGA
- the nuoI gene encoding NADH-quinone oxidoreductase subunit NuoI: MKIFRYFKSLALWELLKGMSVTGKYFFKRKFTIRYPEEKTPKSDRFRGLHALRRYPNGEERCIACKLCEAVCPALAITIDSEQREDGSRRTTKYEIDLFKCIYCGFCEESCPVDSIVLTDIHEFHFESEGKNVLDKQQLLAIGDMREKEIAECRENDAEYR; encoded by the coding sequence ATGAAAATATTTAGATATTTCAAAAGTTTAGCTCTTTGGGAACTTCTCAAAGGCATGTCCGTAACGGGGAAATACTTCTTCAAACGTAAATTTACCATACGTTATCCTGAAGAAAAAACTCCTAAATCTGACAGATTCAGAGGTCTGCATGCATTAAGACGTTATCCCAATGGTGAAGAGCGTTGTATTGCTTGTAAATTGTGCGAAGCCGTTTGTCCGGCTTTGGCAATTACTATTGACTCCGAGCAAAGAGAAGATGGCAGTCGCAGAACAACAAAATATGAAATTGATTTATTCAAGTGTATTTATTGTGGTTTTTGTGAGGAATCCTGTCCTGTTGATTCGATTGTTTTGACAGATATCCATGAATTTCACTTTGAAAGTGAAGGCAAAAACGTATTGGATAAACAACAATTACTGGCTATTGGTGATATGCGTGAAAAGGAAATCGCTGAATGTCGTGAAAATGATGCGGAGTATAGATAA
- the nuoH gene encoding NADH-quinone oxidoreductase subunit NuoH, whose translation MEQIWLVIWTLLKIVAIVLPLILTVAYYTYAERRVIGFMQGRMGPNRVGILGYKLWGLAQPFADVVKLLIKEIIFPANANKFLFLLAPIITLATAFAAWAVVPFSDGLVLANINAGLVYILAMTSLGVYGVIIAGWASNSKYALLGAMRSAAQIVSYEIAMGFALVGVLIAAGSLNLSEIVNAQQGGILNWFFIPLFPLWIIYFISGVAETNRAPFDVAEGESEIVAGFHVEYSGSAFALFFLGEYANMIMISVLSTVMFMGGWLPLFPSESWWGQPSIIWFLAKTSIFMLLYLWFRATFPRYRYDQIMRLGWKVFIPITIVWIMVVAVLKVYNIGPWFS comes from the coding sequence ATGGAACAAATTTGGTTAGTCATCTGGACTCTGTTGAAAATTGTCGCAATTGTATTGCCTTTAATTTTAACAGTTGCTTACTACACTTATGCAGAACGCCGTGTGATTGGTTTCATGCAAGGTCGTATGGGTCCGAATCGTGTGGGAATTTTAGGTTACAAACTATGGGGATTGGCACAGCCATTTGCTGATGTAGTCAAACTATTGATAAAAGAGATTATCTTTCCGGCGAATGCCAATAAGTTTTTATTCCTGTTAGCACCAATTATCACTCTGGCAACGGCTTTTGCAGCCTGGGCGGTTGTTCCGTTCAGCGATGGGTTGGTGTTAGCGAATATCAATGCCGGTCTGGTTTATATTCTGGCAATGACGTCTCTGGGTGTTTATGGTGTGATTATTGCCGGTTGGGCTTCCAATTCCAAATATGCGTTATTGGGTGCGATGCGTTCAGCGGCACAAATTGTATCTTATGAAATTGCTATGGGATTTGCTTTAGTTGGTGTTTTGATTGCTGCCGGTTCATTGAATTTGTCAGAAATCGTCAATGCACAGCAAGGTGGGATTCTGAACTGGTTCTTTATTCCATTATTTCCATTATGGATTATATATTTTATTTCAGGTGTAGCTGAAACAAACCGTGCACCATTTGATGTGGCAGAAGGGGAATCAGAAATTGTTGCCGGTTTCCACGTGGAATACTCCGGTTCGGCATTTGCACTATTTTTCCTTGGTGAATACGCCAACATGATTATGATTTCGGTGTTATCGACAGTCATGTTCATGGGTGGCTGGTTGCCATTATTCCCGTCGGAATCATGGTGGGGTCAGCCAAGTATTATCTGGTTCCTGGCTAAAACTTCAATTTTTATGTTGTTGTATTTATGGTTCCGTGCGACTTTCCCTCGTTATCGTTACGACCAGATTATGCGTCTGGGCTGGAAAGTGTTTATTCCGATAACAATCGTCTGGATTATGGTTGTTGCAGTGCTGAAAGTTTATAACATCGGACCTTGGTTTAGTTAA
- the nuoG gene encoding NADH-quinone oxidoreductase subunit NuoG: protein MTTETKTIPENMVRIEIDDVEMIVPKGSMVIEAADKNGIRIPRFCYHKKLSVAANCRMCMVDVEKVPKPLPACATPVMPDMKVYTKSKRAIDAQRNVMEFLLINHPLDCPICDQGGECELQDVSMGYGRGVSRYVDSKRVAVDEDIGSLVSTDMTRCITCTRCVRFLNEISGSDELGGIGRGDRTQIGTAIGRSIDSVMSGNIIDLCPVGALTNKPFRFKARAWELMSAAGVSMHDAIGSNLFYHTRHGEILRTVPRDNDELNEAWISDRDRFGVLASKAEDRVTSPMIKQKGEWKEVQWDEAMDFAVRKLQSADATKTAVLAGSQSTNEEYFLLHKLFKSLGCKNIDYRLGQTDFSGQHRLPRVDVSLSEIADFNQIVIAGSNIGHEQPILNHRIRQAWLKKGSKVSVFNPKDYSYNFDIWHSVTANQVDWVKALGSLAHCVADLSKAKLDGDLGQWIKAQRTDENLNNLAKTLINNDNNCLFIIGQVSNSHPQAELIKTLVSWLAHETSGKVYEMASGANAVGAEICEMSAQHNVNQILNSQPESVLLYQAELEDFANSAKARKALQEAQSVVVMSSFASADVKEIADVILPIGLASEVAGSYFNNFMQNQTSTPAAKLKGESKPGWRVLRVLGNLLKVDGFDYETINQITEQVSKLKVHKAHVKTDCKVHEIQSSDLVLHADTAIYDVDMLTRRSQPLQETIHASSGCLSVNPSEAKKYGIENAMSVILNQGENVCHLFANIDDSVPDGSAHVFVHNSTTLNLNADQLQVTITVGEAI from the coding sequence ATGACTACTGAGACTAAAACAATTCCTGAAAACATGGTTCGCATCGAAATTGATGATGTGGAAATGATTGTACCGAAAGGTTCAATGGTGATTGAAGCCGCAGATAAAAACGGCATACGAATTCCTCGATTCTGTTATCACAAGAAATTATCAGTCGCTGCCAATTGCAGAATGTGCATGGTTGATGTGGAAAAGGTTCCTAAGCCTCTTCCAGCCTGTGCGACACCGGTTATGCCTGATATGAAGGTTTATACCAAGTCGAAACGAGCCATAGACGCACAAAGAAATGTTATGGAATTTTTGCTCATCAATCACCCGTTGGATTGTCCGATTTGCGATCAGGGTGGTGAGTGTGAGCTACAGGATGTTTCCATGGGCTACGGACGTGGTGTTTCACGTTATGTGGACTCAAAACGAGTGGCTGTTGATGAAGATATCGGTTCTTTGGTTTCAACCGATATGACACGTTGTATCACATGTACTCGCTGTGTGAGATTCTTGAATGAAATATCCGGTTCGGATGAACTCGGTGGAATTGGTCGTGGTGATCGTACACAAATTGGTACCGCTATCGGACGTTCGATTGATTCGGTAATGTCAGGAAATATTATTGATTTATGTCCGGTTGGAGCATTAACCAACAAGCCATTCCGTTTCAAAGCCCGTGCCTGGGAATTGATGTCGGCTGCGGGCGTTTCAATGCATGATGCGATTGGTTCTAATTTGTTTTACCACACTCGTCACGGTGAAATTTTGCGGACAGTTCCTCGTGATAATGACGAACTGAATGAAGCATGGATTTCCGATCGTGACCGTTTTGGTGTTTTGGCGTCCAAAGCTGAAGATCGTGTAACATCACCAATGATTAAACAAAAAGGTGAATGGAAAGAGGTTCAATGGGATGAAGCCATGGATTTTGCGGTTCGTAAACTTCAAAGTGCGGATGCAACTAAAACAGCAGTATTAGCAGGTTCGCAATCAACCAATGAAGAGTACTTTTTGTTACACAAACTGTTCAAATCGTTAGGTTGTAAAAATATTGATTATCGTTTAGGACAAACCGACTTCTCAGGGCAACATCGTTTGCCGAGAGTGGATGTATCTCTCTCTGAAATTGCTGATTTTAATCAAATTGTGATTGCCGGTTCCAATATTGGACATGAACAACCGATTTTGAATCACAGAATCAGACAAGCTTGGTTGAAGAAAGGCAGCAAAGTTTCGGTATTTAATCCTAAAGATTACTCATACAATTTTGATATCTGGCACTCTGTAACAGCGAATCAAGTCGATTGGGTAAAAGCCTTGGGCTCATTAGCACATTGTGTGGCTGATTTGAGCAAAGCAAAATTGGATGGTGATTTGGGTCAATGGATTAAAGCTCAAAGAACTGATGAAAACTTAAATAATTTAGCTAAGACTTTGATCAATAACGATAATAACTGTCTGTTTATCATTGGTCAGGTTTCAAATTCACATCCACAAGCCGAATTGATTAAAACTTTGGTTTCATGGTTGGCTCATGAAACTTCCGGAAAAGTTTATGAAATGGCGAGTGGAGCAAATGCTGTTGGTGCAGAAATTTGTGAGATGTCAGCTCAGCATAACGTTAATCAAATATTAAACAGCCAACCGGAATCTGTTTTATTGTATCAAGCAGAACTTGAAGATTTTGCAAATTCAGCAAAAGCTCGTAAAGCATTACAAGAAGCTCAATCAGTTGTTGTGATGAGCAGTTTTGCAAGTGCAGACGTGAAAGAAATTGCAGATGTGATTCTACCGATTGGTTTAGCATCTGAAGTGGCAGGTTCTTACTTCAATAACTTTATGCAAAACCAGACTTCCACTCCTGCTGCCAAACTTAAAGGTGAAAGCAAACCAGGTTGGAGAGTTTTAAGAGTTCTGGGTAATTTGTTAAAAGTTGATGGATTTGATTACGAAACTATCAATCAGATTACTGAGCAAGTGAGCAAATTAAAAGTTCACAAAGCTCATGTGAAAACAGACTGTAAAGTTCATGAAATTCAATCTTCAGATTTGGTCTTGCATGCAGATACAGCAATTTATGATGTGGATATGCTTACCAGACGTAGTCAGCCATTGCAAGAAACTATTCACGCAAGCTCGGGATGCTTGTCTGTTAATCCATCAGAAGCGAAGAAATACGGTATTGAAAATGCCATGAGTGTGATTTTGAATCAAGGCGAGAATGTTTGTCATTTGTTTGCGAATATTGATGATAGTGTTCCTGATGGTTCAGCTCATGTTTTTGTGCATAATTCAACGACGCTGAACCTGAATGCTGATCAACTGCAAGTCACAATTACTGTGGGAGAAGCGATATGA
- the nuoF gene encoding NADH-quinone oxidoreductase subunit NuoF, whose translation MSVSTVNVSLNPDKDPSLENYLKKGGYQAWKKILAEKTEQNDIINTVKASALRGRGGAGFPTGLKWSFMPNKAPGQKYVLCNSDESEPGTCHDRDILRYNPHAVIEGMAIGGYAMGATVGYNYLRGEFHHEPFEAFEQALKDAYKAGLLGRNIQDSGVDFDCYAVIGAGAYICGEETALMESLEGKKGQPRFKPPFPANFGIYGKPTTINNTESFASVPSIMTQGAQWFLELGKPNNGGVKCFSVSGHVAKPGNYEIPLGTPFKDLLEMAGGMRPGRKLKAVIPGGSSMKVLPADTMMGLTMDYDSIGQAGSGLGSGAVIVMDDTTCMVKVCQRLSRFYYMESCGQCTPCREGTGWMYRVLTRIIDGKGTQNDIEMLRTVAGQIEGHTICAFGEAAAWPVQGLLAKFWDEFEYYVEHKKSMVEGVA comes from the coding sequence ATGTCTGTTTCAACAGTAAATGTCAGTTTAAATCCTGATAAAGATCCAAGCCTGGAAAACTATCTGAAAAAAGGTGGTTATCAGGCGTGGAAAAAGATTCTGGCGGAAAAAACCGAACAGAACGATATTATCAATACAGTCAAAGCATCAGCACTCAGAGGACGTGGCGGTGCCGGATTCCCGACCGGGTTGAAATGGAGTTTCATGCCAAACAAAGCACCGGGTCAAAAGTATGTTCTGTGTAACTCGGATGAATCCGAACCAGGAACTTGTCATGACCGTGATATTCTCAGATATAACCCCCATGCGGTGATTGAAGGAATGGCAATTGGCGGTTATGCCATGGGTGCTACTGTTGGATACAATTATTTGCGTGGTGAGTTTCACCACGAACCATTTGAAGCCTTTGAACAAGCACTGAAGGATGCATATAAAGCCGGTTTATTAGGACGAAATATTCAGGACTCCGGCGTTGATTTTGACTGCTATGCAGTTATCGGTGCCGGAGCGTATATCTGCGGAGAAGAAACCGCATTGATGGAATCTTTGGAAGGTAAAAAAGGACAGCCCCGTTTTAAACCTCCTTTTCCTGCCAATTTTGGAATATATGGCAAACCAACAACAATTAACAATACCGAATCATTTGCTTCGGTTCCGTCAATTATGACTCAGGGAGCCCAATGGTTTTTAGAGTTGGGTAAGCCAAATAATGGCGGTGTGAAGTGTTTTTCGGTATCAGGACATGTTGCTAAACCGGGGAACTATGAAATACCACTCGGAACACCGTTTAAAGATTTACTGGAAATGGCTGGCGGAATGCGTCCGGGACGCAAATTAAAAGCAGTCATTCCCGGTGGTTCATCCATGAAAGTATTACCGGCTGATACCATGATGGGCTTGACGATGGACTATGATTCGATTGGTCAAGCAGGATCAGGTTTGGGTTCAGGTGCAGTTATTGTGATGGATGACACCACTTGTATGGTTAAAGTTTGCCAAAGATTGTCTCGTTTCTATTACATGGAATCTTGCGGACAATGCACGCCATGTCGTGAGGGTACCGGTTGGATGTATCGGGTTCTTACCCGCATTATTGATGGTAAAGGCACTCAAAATGATATTGAGATGCTGAGAACTGTTGCCGGACAAATTGAAGGACACACAATTTGTGCATTTGGTGAAGCCGCAGCTTGGCCGGTGCAAGGTTTACTGGCTAAGTTTTGGGATGAATTTGAATATTATGTTGAACATAAAAAATCCATGGTGGAGGGAGTTGCATAA
- the nuoE gene encoding NADH-quinone oxidoreductase subunit NuoE: MYQVNPQNNDKTLAEELLTQKTKETIDYWLSKYPNDQRRSAIIGSLHAAQEQNGGWLSKEIMQAVAQYLEIPAIWAYEAASFYSMFFTEPCGKHKISICTNISCMLNGAEEIVDYAESKLGIKLGETTSDGRITLVKEEECVAACVGAPVLLVDGHYHENLTKEKIDEILAKLEDSK, encoded by the coding sequence ATGTATCAAGTAAATCCACAAAATAATGATAAAACTCTGGCTGAAGAGTTATTGACTCAGAAAACCAAAGAAACAATTGATTACTGGCTTAGTAAATATCCGAATGATCAAAGACGCTCGGCGATTATTGGTTCATTGCATGCCGCACAAGAGCAAAATGGCGGTTGGTTGAGTAAAGAAATCATGCAAGCGGTGGCTCAGTACCTGGAAATTCCTGCAATTTGGGCTTATGAAGCTGCATCATTTTACAGTATGTTTTTTACTGAACCTTGCGGAAAACACAAGATTTCAATTTGTACTAACATTTCTTGCATGCTCAATGGTGCAGAAGAAATTGTTGATTATGCTGAAAGCAAACTTGGAATTAAGCTGGGTGAGACAACAAGTGATGGCAGAATCACTCTGGTCAAAGAAGAAGAATGTGTGGCTGCTTGTGTCGGAGCTCCGGTTCTTTTGGTTGATGGTCATTATCACGAAAACCTCACAAAAGAAAAAATTGATGAAATACTTGCGAAACTGGAGGATAGTAAATAA
- a CDS encoding NADH-quinone oxidoreductase subunit D, protein MSEIKNYTVNFGPQHPAAHGVLRLILEMDGEVIEHADPHIGLLHRGTEKLAETKPFNHSIGYMDRLDYVSMMCNEHGYVRAIEKLLNIEAPIRAQYIRTMFDEITRILNHLMWIGTHGLDLGAMTLFLYAFREREYLMDCYEAVSGARMHAAYYRPGGVYRDLPDYMPKHKESKWTKGKNLKEANAWREGSMLDFLDHFTNYFPEKVAEYQTLLTDNRIWKQRTVGIGVVSPERALQLGFTGPLLRGSGIEWDLRKKQTYAAYDKVDFDIPVGVNGDCYDRYLIRVEEMLQSNKIIKQCVKWLRENPGPVMLGNHKVAPPKRDEMKNDMESLIHHFKLFTEGYTVPKGEVYSAVEAPKGEFGVYLVADDSNKPFRMKVRAPGFAHLSAMNEMVKGHMLADVVAVIGTMDIVFGEIDR, encoded by the coding sequence ATGTCAGAAATTAAGAACTATACCGTTAACTTCGGCCCTCAACATCCGGCAGCACACGGAGTTTTGAGGTTGATTCTGGAAATGGACGGTGAGGTGATTGAACACGCTGATCCACACATAGGTTTGCTGCATAGGGGAACAGAAAAACTGGCAGAAACCAAGCCATTCAACCATAGCATTGGATACATGGACAGACTGGATTATGTTTCAATGATGTGTAATGAACATGGTTATGTTCGTGCGATTGAGAAATTATTGAACATCGAAGCACCAATCCGAGCTCAGTATATCCGCACCATGTTTGATGAAATTACTCGAATTCTTAACCATTTGATGTGGATTGGTACGCATGGTCTGGATTTGGGTGCAATGACATTATTCTTATACGCATTCCGCGAACGCGAATACCTAATGGATTGTTATGAAGCGGTTTCCGGAGCGAGAATGCACGCGGCTTATTATCGTCCGGGCGGAGTTTATCGTGATTTGCCGGATTACATGCCTAAACATAAAGAAAGTAAATGGACTAAAGGCAAAAATTTAAAAGAAGCTAATGCCTGGCGTGAAGGTTCAATGTTGGATTTTCTGGATCATTTCACCAATTATTTTCCTGAGAAAGTAGCAGAGTACCAAACTTTGTTGACAGATAACCGAATCTGGAAGCAAAGAACAGTCGGTATCGGTGTAGTCAGCCCTGAAAGAGCTTTACAACTGGGTTTCACTGGTCCATTATTACGTGGTTCAGGAATTGAATGGGATTTGCGTAAAAAGCAAACTTATGCAGCGTATGACAAAGTTGATTTCGACATTCCTGTCGGTGTTAATGGCGATTGCTACGATCGTTATTTGATTCGTGTCGAAGAGATGCTTCAATCCAACAAAATAATCAAACAATGCGTTAAATGGTTGAGAGAAAATCCGGGTCCTGTGATGCTTGGTAATCACAAGGTCGCACCACCAAAACGTGATGAGATGAAAAATGATATGGAATCATTGATTCATCACTTTAAATTATTTACCGAAGGTTACACCGTTCCTAAAGGAGAGGTTTATTCGGCTGTCGAAGCTCCAAAAGGTGAGTTTGGTGTTTATCTGGTTGCTGATGACTCCAATAAACCATTCAGAATGAAGGTCAGAGCACCGGGATTTGCACACCTTTCAGCTATGAATGAAATGGTCAAAGGTCACATGCTGGCTGACGTTGTTGCCGTTATCGGTACTATGGATATTGTATTCGGGGAGATTGATAGATAA
- a CDS encoding NADH-quinone oxidoreductase subunit C has translation MNNNVSLENKLISHFGDQIISVKSQHGELNCEVAPENWQNVCQQLRDDAQFSFEQLIDLCGVDYLGFGESEWQTENVTSTGFSRGISNKGPGRFSWEERKTELMEKRFAVVVNLLSIQHNVRLRLKCFAPDSGVLAVPSLIKIWSSADWFEREAFDLYGIIFVGHPDLRRILTDYGFVGHPFRKDFPLVGNVEVKYDEEQGRVVYQPVSIEPRVTIPKTVRKDARYADNQEQLEEES, from the coding sequence ATGAATAACAATGTTAGTCTGGAGAATAAGCTGATTTCTCACTTTGGGGATCAGATTATATCTGTCAAAAGCCAACATGGAGAGTTAAATTGCGAAGTTGCTCCTGAAAATTGGCAAAATGTTTGTCAGCAACTGCGTGATGATGCCCAATTTTCCTTCGAGCAACTGATTGATTTGTGCGGAGTGGATTATCTGGGGTTTGGTGAGTCTGAATGGCAAACTGAGAATGTGACTAGTACTGGCTTCAGTCGCGGAATTTCCAATAAAGGACCGGGAAGATTCTCCTGGGAAGAAAGAAAAACGGAGCTAATGGAAAAGCGTTTTGCTGTTGTGGTGAACTTACTTTCAATTCAACATAATGTTCGATTGAGGTTGAAATGTTTTGCTCCTGACTCTGGTGTTTTAGCTGTTCCTTCATTAATAAAGATATGGTCGTCAGCTGATTGGTTTGAAAGAGAAGCCTTTGATTTGTATGGAATTATCTTTGTTGGCCACCCTGATTTAAGACGAATTTTGACTGACTATGGTTTTGTTGGTCACCCTTTCAGAAAAGATTTTCCCTTGGTTGGAAATGTTGAAGTTAAATACGATGAAGAGCAGGGAAGAGTGGTTTATCAACCGGTTTCTATCGAACCTCGTGTCACAATTCCAAAAACAGTCAGAAAAGATGCCAGATATGCCGATAATCAGGAACAATTGGAGGAAGAAAGTTAA